The Eschrichtius robustus isolate mEscRob2 chromosome 16, mEscRob2.pri, whole genome shotgun sequence DNA segment ctccacagccctgtccccACTCAGCTGAGGCAGAGCCAGCACCAGCTCAGACACAAGGTCGCTGCCCTCGTGGGGCCCTGGCATCCCCTAGCACTGGGTGCCCCGGGGCCTCTTGCCTGGGATGGGGGATGCATCTAGTTGTGAATCCAGAGAGTCCCTCCTCCCAGGGCCAGGCTCCTCCTTTGGGGTCTGCAGTGTGCCAGCAGGGCCCCAGCCCATGCTCCCAGTGACACAGTGTCAGGTTGAAGGGCACCAGGCATTCTGGGAGGGTTGGTGACCTGAACTCATGTCCCCAAAGTGCTTTTCCCCAACGCCTGGTGCTCATGAAGACCGGTTCCTGTTATCCTGGACGAGGTACCCCAGGTGCTGTGCGGGGCGGGCTCTGGACCCACCTCGACTGgactcccagctctgccttcaTGGCTgcatgcctcagtgtcctcatctgtaacctGGGTCAATGAGAAAGATCAACTTTCATAACGTGGGGCTGAAGGTTAAATGGAAAAACCTGTGGAAGCACTTCACCCCGTGCTCAGCACCTGTGGGCCTGGATTCCTAGTAACTCACAGCTGTCAGCACCTTGGTCACCCCAGTAGCCCCTTGAGAGCCCTGTTTTGGGCACATTTTGTAGATGGGAAAGTGAGGTTTGGCTGGGGGAAGTGACGGACTCAAGGCTACCAGGAGAGTAGAAGCACCAGCCCAGGGTTCTCTGGCTCCATTCAGGTCCTTCCCCGGGGGCACCGAGGCAGCCCCATCTGCCCCAACCTCCAGCCCAGATTCTTCCTGAACCCAGGCCTAAGGGCACCTCCACTAATGGGATTTTGCCTCCTGCCTTAGGACGGAGCCCTTGGACTGCTGGGTTCCTTCCAGGGAGGTGGAGGAGAAATCCATCTGCTGGGGCCTGAGCGTGGCCTGGGGGCCAGGCCATCGTTCCCGGAATGCCCCTGCCTGAGCCCAGTGAGCAGGAGGGCGAGAGCGTGAAGGCCAGCCAGGAGCCCTCCCCTGAGCCCCCTGAGCCGGGCACAGATGTCGTCCCCGCAGCCCCCAGGAAGCCCAGGAAGTTCTCCAAACTGGTGCTGCTGACGGCCTCCAAGGACAGTGCCAAAGTGGCGGGGGCCAAGCGCAAAGGAGTGCACTGCATCATGTCCCTGGGGGTGCCCGGCCCCGCCACCCTTGCCAAAGCCCTCCTCAAGATCCATCCCGAGGCTCAGCGGGCCATCGAGGCCGCCCCCCAGGAGCCTGAGCAAAAACGCAGCAAGCTGGACACAGGTGAGGCCCCAGACCAGCAAGCAGGGCGAGAGCAGGACCTTCCTGGGGCCGAAGTCCCCTGTCACCTGGGCAGCCAGGGGGACAGCAGGCTCGGCTGGCTCAGGGGAGTATGTGTGTGCTGTGAACATTTCTGCGTGCATCTGTCTACATTATCTCAGTGTGAATCTCTGCGTGTCTGTAggcctccgtgtgtgtgtgtgtgtgtgtgtgtgtgtgtgtgtgtgtgcgtgtttctcTAAGGTTCTGTCTCCCTATGTGTGTATTTGCCTAGGAGAGTAAGTTTGTGTGGGTTTTTGTATGTCTGTGTTCCTGGGCCTATTTCTCTCCGTGTCTACTCTTATGTGTTTACCTATTTATGTCTTTTTCATGAGATGGGGGCATCCCCAGCCACAGGCCTAGAGTTCTCAGGCAACCCGAGGGACACCTCAGGCTCCATCGCCTGCTGGAGTCAGGGACCCCGGAGCCTGGAGGCCCCTCTGCAGTGGGCCTGGCTCACCCTTGAGCCCTTCCACTGGCCTGTTCTGCTCCAAGTGCCTCCTCATGTCCACCTGCCTCTGCCCAGTGCAGAGAGGGTTCTGTCCTCATGACCTGTGTGGAGGCAGGGCTCAGAAGGGCCAAGTCACCACCCTGAGGCCACCAGCTAGCTCACTGGAAAGGATGGGGGGGCCCCCTCTGGCTCAGAGCCCATTCTTCCAGCTGAGCTGGGTGGGACAGGCCATTTCTACCCCACCTGAGACCTCTGCTCACTTCTCAGATCAGGCGGGCTCTGGGGCCATATGGACCCCACCCCATATGGCACCTTTGTGAGAATCAGGACAAAGTCACCCTTCCTCAGATGGAGAGATGAAGAACGGAACAAGGGCTGCAGCTCGGCCCCATGGGCTCCCCTGGGCAGGTGCTCATGGGCAGTCAACACCTCTCAACCTGCCCCTCCGTCTTTACCTCCAGACCTGTCCACAGCCCTCTCCACCTCCTGCCCCATCCTGGGCCAGGCAGTGGGGAGGGAGCAGCAGCTTCCTGATGCTCAGCCCAGATTTGGCCCAAAGTTTCCTGGAAACAGCCTCTGTGTCCCTGGGCCAGTGGCCTTTGGGAGCATGTCTCTGGAGTCAGCAATCCCCACCCCTGCTCTGGCAGCTGGGACCCCCAGGtttgccccccaccccttcccccttttcctttgACAACAGCCTGACCCACACCCTTCTCTTCCAGACGGAAAAGAAGACGGAAGGTTGGCAGGACAGCCTGCCCCCAGTCCCTTGGTGGATGGGGAGGAGTCCACCATGGGCCCCATCGTGTCCAGGGAGGACCCGTAGCCCGGTTCCTGACAACTGAGGGTGCGATCTGGCTGGGTCAGTGAACTCGGCTGCAACTTCTACACGTTCCACTGGGCTTCTGCCTGGGGCCCAGCCGCTGACTGATTTTCACTTTCAACATTGTAATCTTTTTCTGATCAAGCATAATTTACTTTTgtaagcagaaaaaataaaataaaaagagaataaaagaagcTGTACACTAGATCCCACCATGGataggtttttaaaattccatgattCTGGGTCCTTTGAGGTCCCAgctccaacccccacccccctgctccTGGGCCTCCCCAACCCTCACCAGCCCTTACCTGGCCCTGCTCCAGGGCTTCCTGGCCTGGGCCATCTCTCAGGCCCAGGAGGGCTCTCCAGTGGCCTCCATCCCCCAGGGCCTCACACCCTGGGCCTCCTCAGCCTGGAAAACCCGACCACTGACTCAGAGACTAGGTGGAGTCTCTGAGGTTTTCACTTTCTGCTGCCTTTGGTGTCCAGCCCTGAACCCCTGGGAAGCCGATCCTGCCCCTCTCTGGCTCTCCTTCCAGGGCCAGTTCCCAGGAGGCCTCAGCCTGCTTCTTCCTGCTGGACCCTCAGaaaggccacctcctccagggagtcACACAGGACTGACAGCCTCTGTGCACAGGGACCCTGATGTCCATGGCAGCCCAAGGTTCTGCTGAGGAGGTGAGCCTGCGGTGTGAGGGGGCACGCCTGACAGAAGTGTATTGTGCCCCTGCCATGTTCCTTCTGGGTGGTTTGGGGGCTGAGGGAGATTCCTGGGAGCCTGAGCCCCTCCTCAGGTCCCCTGGGTGCTGCCCTGCTGGaggaaaagatgaagaaacaCCGTTCCCCTCCTTCAACAATAAGTCGGGGTCCCCTGAGAAAAGGCATTGGCCTCAAGTTGCTTCAGCCCACGTGGTCCTCATCATTTGAAAACTGCCTTTGGGCAAAAGGaaatggattattttttaaaagtagagttTAGAGGACTTACGTTTtcaaacattttccaaatttaatcAGTATCTGTTGACTCCCTCTTGGGAAAAGTGAGTTACGCAGCACATCCTCAGCGCCCAACTCTCCattttgctgtgatttttatAGCATGGTTGTCTGTAACATTTATATTCTGTAACCATAACTTTAAAAGTTCTTTTGTCTGAATTCTATATTTAAATAGATTCCCATCCCCCACAAGATTTCTCCTTTCCTGAGGCTCTGAGTCATCCTGGAGGGCTGGTTCTGTCAGttgaggagacagcctgagggcTTGCTCTGGTTTAACATTTGGTAGTGGAGGAGGCATGGAGtagaggaggtggggagaggggccgGCCAGCCTCGACCCCTGCAGGACTCCAGGCAGTCCTGGCCTGGGCAGGGTCACTGCGGGTGTCCACTCCCCTGCATTTTGCTGTGGCACCATCGACCCCTTCCGCAGCTGCCAtgggagcctggggtgggggtggcacTCGGGTCCCCAGTGAGGGGGCCTGGTTGACTAGGTGGCCCCCGGAGGCTGGGTGGGGGCACAGGAATGGTGCACCTCCCTCCGGGGGCTCAAGCGGCCTATGGTGCCTGTCATCTGCCTGGAGGGTGGGAAGCACTGCCAAGCCAGGCAGGGAGCTCATACACTGGATCCGGAGGTGTTaagcttttcttattttttaaattttgaaacattTCGAACTCCCATAAAAGTTGAAGGAGCATGCAGGGAGCACCACGTATCCCTCACCTAGAttcaccctccctctccctcccagtcCTGCCGCTTTCTTGCCCCTTCACTTCTTGAGGACCTTAATGTCTGCCCAGAGCAGGGTACACAGGACCTAGTGGTAAACAGGTAACAGCCCCAGCCTCCTAGAGGTAGACAGGAGACACAGAACTTCCTGCTGATGAGTGCATGAAATCTGGGGCTAAGGGCTGCCCAGGAGAGGACCAGGAGCTCCTCAGCATATGACAGGGGCCTGAGGAAGCCCCGTGGAGGGAGCTGAAAGGTGAAGAGGGCGGGCTTGGGAGGAGCAAGCCCAGACAGAGTAGGACAGGAGGCCACGAGGCAGGAATGGTTGGCAGAGGCTACTGGCCCAGGGCCTTGAGGCCACAGGTGGGTTCCAGGCTCATCACGGGTAGTAGGAGGTTGGGACGGATTTATGAAGAGGAGGAATGTGGTCAGTGTCGTTTTACAAAACTCCCCTGGTGCCCTAAGGAGAACAGACTGGAGGGGGTCCAAAGTGGGAGCGGAGAGGCTGGTGAGGGCACCACCACAGCCcgggggagagaagagggaggggagatgggagatgctagaaggggaaggagaagggctCAGTGATGGGTGGTCTCTTTCGGGGGACAGGGTTTGAGGGAGGACTGGCCTGCCCAGCCCGGGATGACAGTGCCACCCACCAGGAGGAGAATCCAAGGGGAGAAGGGAGCTGGGGGGCAAGTGGCCCTTCCAGT contains these protein-coding regions:
- the FLYWCH2 gene encoding FLYWCH family member 2, with protein sequence MPLPEPSEQEGESVKASQEPSPEPPEPGTDVVPAAPRKPRKFSKLVLLTASKDSAKVAGAKRKGVHCIMSLGVPGPATLAKALLKIHPEAQRAIEAAPQEPEQKRSKLDTDGKEDGRLAGQPAPSPLVDGEESTMGPIVSREDP